One part of the Pseudobacteriovorax antillogorgiicola genome encodes these proteins:
- a CDS encoding DM9 repeat-containing protein, with protein sequence MLDSSSNTTASTLETSRDSQTTESSSDAIQIDEAVDVPKNIVGSYLFCSDFGQPSQNQANSLKLNCSLLEKQTGNPINFELAGITPSWSFDKLSSELQDKLTIKTLLSDPLWHVEYMFENLSPSEIVLARQVAIKLNISIDAQAVGQASTTLSEDPAIYWLALNGGTPPSNRFIGGSEIMGTVDLSICRIYANNGGVYPGKAIDLTVAFNEPGGECFSSLNGETIEGSSSGLNFDILLQDESQANPLRWVTTANGTIPSRAIATGMLPDGTPLYSCRGLQAGPAPDNQQGPNSDEGEPTPGYLIPGESSCRYEYFGEIITGSFEVLTRG encoded by the coding sequence CCATTCAGATCGACGAAGCCGTCGATGTCCCTAAAAATATTGTAGGCTCGTATCTCTTCTGCTCCGACTTTGGCCAACCGAGTCAGAACCAAGCCAACTCCCTCAAGCTCAATTGTTCACTACTGGAAAAGCAAACAGGCAACCCCATCAATTTTGAGCTAGCTGGAATCACTCCCAGCTGGTCCTTCGATAAGCTCAGTAGTGAACTGCAAGATAAGTTGACAATCAAGACATTGCTTAGCGACCCTCTGTGGCATGTGGAATACATGTTCGAGAATCTAAGCCCTTCAGAAATAGTTTTAGCTCGTCAAGTGGCGATCAAACTCAATATTAGTATTGATGCCCAAGCTGTGGGACAAGCCTCTACAACCCTTTCAGAAGACCCGGCTATCTACTGGCTAGCTCTGAATGGAGGCACTCCTCCTAGCAACAGATTCATTGGTGGCTCAGAGATCATGGGAACCGTTGACTTGTCTATTTGTCGAATCTACGCAAATAATGGAGGAGTATATCCTGGTAAGGCCATCGATCTCACAGTTGCCTTTAACGAACCGGGAGGCGAATGTTTCTCAAGTCTCAATGGCGAGACTATTGAAGGCTCATCATCAGGCCTTAATTTCGATATTCTCTTGCAAGACGAGAGCCAAGCCAATCCATTACGCTGGGTTACGACCGCAAATGGAACGATTCCATCGAGAGCCATTGCTACGGGAATGCTACCTGATGGAACGCCTCTTTATAGCTGCCGCGGACTGCAAGCCGGACCCGCACCAGACAATCAACAAGGGCCCAACTCAGATGAGGGAGAACCAACTCCAGGTTACCTAATTCCTGGAGAAAGCAGCTGTCGCTATGAGTACTTTGGAGAGATCATCACAGGAAGCTTTGAAGTTCTCACGAGAGGCTAG